Part of the Tidjanibacter massiliensis genome is shown below.
GCACGCCTGCCGCAAGGCATGGTGGGCGAGGTGACCTATAAGCCGATAGGCGACATCACCGACGGCATTCTGAACAGACATACCGTCACCATGTCGTTCAACTTCTTCTTTTAGAAGCCATACGCAACAGAAAACCCGACGTCCGGGGCCGACGGACGCACGACAACCCGAACATGAAAAGAACCCTCGCCGCAATCGCGGCCCTCTTGCTGGCCTGTCCGGGCGCAAAGACACAGGAACCGGAGCTCATACTCGAAGAGCTTCCGGAAGCGGAGCCTCCTGCCGCCGTCTCCGTTCCCCTGCCTGCCGACTCCGCAGAACCGGCCACTCTCCCTCCCCCGCCTCCGGAGAACGGAGGCAGCCGATGGCAGTTCGGAATCACCGCAGGCTATTTCCATTCGGCCGCCGACTGGCTGGTCATTACGGACGGCATCGAACACAACGGCAGGGACTACATCCGGAGTCACCCCGGCGCAACGGCCGGATTCGTAGCATCGTATCCTTTCGGGGAGGTGTGGTCTTTCGATACGGGAGTCAACTTCTCGTGGTGGGGTTTCGGATACAGAGACAGTGGAATAAGGATGAAAACGGAGCGCTACATGGTGGAGATTCCGGTTCTCATCACCTTTTTCGAAAGCGACGCCTACATTCCCGTCTTCCTGCAGGCCGGGGTACTGACAGGCATTCTGGCAGGCGGCAGGATAAATGTAACGGCGGATGCCGATTACGGGGAATGGACGCCGCGCCGAGCCGGCGATTCGTTCAACCGGGTTTCGTTCGGGCTCATACTCGGCATCGGATACGGTCACTTCACATTCCAGTTCATCCAGAATTTTACGGATACATGGAACCGGGGCATGCTCCATACATGGGAA
Proteins encoded:
- a CDS encoding porin family protein, whose translation is MKRTLAAIAALLLACPGAKTQEPELILEELPEAEPPAAVSVPLPADSAEPATLPPPPPENGGSRWQFGITAGYFHSAADWLVITDGIEHNGRDYIRSHPGATAGFVASYPFGEVWSFDTGVNFSWWGFGYRDSGIRMKTERYMVEIPVLITFFESDAYIPVFLQAGVLTGILAGGRINVTADADYGEWTPRRAGDSFNRVSFGLILGIGYGHFTFQFIQNFTDTWNRGMLHTWENFTGDTVTRQTSRAYSLTYTYWF